Proteins encoded in a region of the Dehalococcoidia bacterium genome:
- a CDS encoding cupin domain-containing protein, which translates to MAEVKFIDFAKQIPVSRGNGAESFPLVGKMDGTDSFTAGISSFPEGLEVPLHSHNVEEMVTVLQGSGECEIDGIVRSVKLWDTTFIPKNIVHCFRNTGKGTMKIMWIYATTTVTRTFAETGVTVEHLSGEDLVGSGPGK; encoded by the coding sequence ATGGCAGAAGTAAAATTTATAGATTTTGCAAAGCAAATCCCTGTATCACGTGGGAATGGAGCCGAATCATTTCCATTGGTTGGCAAAATGGATGGGACTGACTCTTTTACAGCTGGAATTAGTAGTTTCCCCGAAGGATTGGAAGTACCTTTGCATTCTCATAATGTGGAAGAGATGGTTACTGTTCTTCAAGGATCAGGAGAGTGTGAGATAGATGGCATTGTGAGATCTGTCAAATTATGGGACACAACATTTATCCCAAAAAATATTGTCCATTGTTTTCGCAATACCGGAAAAGGGACAATGAAAATAATGTGGATTTATGCAACGACAACAGTAACTCGCACTTTTGCTGAGACGGGGGTGACTGTTGAACATCTTTCTGGGGAAGATTTAGTAGGATCCGGTCCCGGCAAGTAA
- a CDS encoding thiamine pyrophosphate-dependent enzyme codes for MESQDDVRFSKAEWGSDVIVEVLRDLGIEYVALNPGATFRGVHDSIVNFLGNKNPEMILCTHEEIAVAIAHGYGKAAGKPMAAYVHNVVGLLHASMAIYNAWANRSSMLVLGGTGPMAADGRRPWIDWIHTANVQGNAIRDFVKWDDQPASVGSSIESLIRGYHITSSAPEGPVYICFDVATQEEKIDEPIELPNVSSFPKPTNFQADLNAMEEAVNLLVSAKNPVVLADFIGKAPEAAKSLIKLAELLSIPVISGGDLYNFPTNHPLNATYSKKQLLQEADVVLALDVYDLQQSLTGQDYRSRSLEHLLKPDASLIDISLRQLSIRSWTHDYGGLYPTSLSVQADIKVALPLMVELVERRLDDGVDRSGEFHERFQIIESMHNLSHESFREIVKNRSAESPIALPFLASELWEVIKDKDWVLGNGNLRGWTERLWDYKEPYQVIDSRGGGGLGMGFGHALGVALANKGKNRLTINIQSDGDFLFTPSAVWTGVHHKIPMLVVMYNNRTYGNDLGHQGLMAEVRGRPDENKNIGIDIDDPYVDFAAMARSFGAWAEGPIDDPSQLRSALERAVSEVINNGKLAVVDVITELGDR; via the coding sequence ATGGAATCACAAGATGATGTTCGATTTAGTAAAGCTGAATGGGGTTCAGATGTAATAGTCGAGGTTTTGCGTGATTTAGGGATTGAATATGTAGCTCTTAATCCAGGCGCAACATTCCGTGGAGTACATGACTCTATAGTTAATTTCTTGGGTAATAAAAACCCGGAAATGATCCTTTGCACTCATGAAGAAATCGCAGTTGCAATCGCGCATGGATACGGTAAAGCCGCAGGCAAACCAATGGCGGCATACGTTCACAATGTTGTAGGCCTGCTACATGCAAGCATGGCGATTTACAATGCATGGGCTAATCGTTCAAGTATGCTGGTGTTGGGTGGTACAGGCCCGATGGCTGCAGATGGCCGAAGGCCTTGGATTGACTGGATACATACAGCAAATGTTCAAGGAAATGCTATACGTGACTTTGTAAAATGGGACGATCAGCCTGCTAGTGTGGGCTCATCTATTGAATCGCTTATCCGAGGTTATCATATTACCTCTAGTGCACCAGAAGGCCCTGTATATATTTGCTTTGATGTTGCTACGCAGGAAGAAAAAATTGACGAGCCAATCGAACTTCCAAACGTTTCTTCATTCCCTAAGCCTACTAACTTCCAAGCTGATTTGAATGCGATGGAAGAAGCTGTAAATTTATTAGTTTCAGCTAAAAATCCAGTAGTCTTGGCTGACTTTATAGGGAAAGCTCCCGAAGCTGCAAAAAGCCTGATTAAATTGGCAGAATTGCTATCAATACCAGTTATTTCAGGAGGAGATTTATATAATTTCCCGACTAATCACCCATTGAATGCGACTTACTCAAAGAAGCAATTGCTTCAAGAAGCCGATGTGGTTCTTGCCCTAGATGTTTACGATTTACAGCAATCTCTTACTGGTCAGGATTATCGGTCAAGAAGCCTAGAACACTTGCTTAAACCAGACGCGAGCTTGATTGATATCTCATTGCGCCAACTTTCCATAAGGAGTTGGACTCACGATTATGGAGGCTTATACCCAACATCACTTTCGGTTCAAGCTGATATTAAAGTCGCACTTCCATTAATGGTCGAATTGGTTGAAAGGCGTTTAGATGATGGGGTTGATCGCTCTGGTGAATTTCATGAACGCTTTCAAATTATCGAATCAATGCATAATTTATCGCATGAGTCTTTCAGAGAAATCGTTAAAAATAGATCTGCGGAATCTCCAATAGCATTACCATTTCTTGCCTCAGAGCTTTGGGAAGTAATTAAAGATAAAGATTGGGTTTTAGGTAATGGGAATTTGCGAGGATGGACGGAAAGGTTATGGGACTATAAAGAGCCATATCAAGTGATCGATTCGAGAGGGGGAGGCGGCCTGGGTATGGGATTTGGCCATGCCTTAGGAGTTGCGTTAGCGAATAAGGGGAAAAATCGACTGACAATAAATATTCAATCTGATGGTGACTTCCTCTTTACTCCCTCTGCTGTTTGGACTGGCGTGCATCATAAAATCCCCATGCTAGTGGTAATGTACAACAATCGTACCTATGGCAATGATTTAGGTCACCAGGGACTGATGGCGGAAGTAAGAGGTAGACCAGATGAGAATAAGAACATAGGGATAGATATTGATGATCCTTACGTAGATTTTGCTGCAATGGCTAGGTCTTTTGGAGCATGGGCAGAAGGCCCAATTGACGACCCCTCGCAACTTCGAAGCGCTTTGGAGCGGGCTGTAAGCGAAGTTATTAACAATGGCAAGCTCGCCGTTGTAGATGTCATAACAGAGTTAGGAGATAGGTAA
- a CDS encoding ABC transporter permease has protein sequence MLTLLGIIIGVSAVIALMSVGKGAQESITSRIESLGTNLLFVRSVNGGEITLDDALALADPVFAPSVLKVAPEVQSNTVAVFGEQEHNVPIFGVTSDFAEIRNFTIASGEFISPAHVLGKNNVVVLGSQAKEDLFGVREPIGSEILISRIPFSVVGVLASKGASALGNEDNRLLIPISTAHHKVIRNLNLKGDIPVTTINVKATEGLIGIAAEEVTTILRLRHRVIDEDDFTVASQQAVIDTLAETTATLTIFLGAVAGISLIVGGIGIMNIMLVSVTERTKEIGIRKAMGATRRDILSQFVIEAVLISLVGGLLGVAFGVLASQLLNGLPLAGTQVSTVLSGDIAVLALVVSAAIGLFFGIYPASRAAKLHPIEALRYE, from the coding sequence ATGCTTACTTTACTAGGCATCATTATTGGCGTCTCGGCTGTAATTGCGCTGATGTCAGTTGGCAAAGGTGCTCAAGAATCGATAACTTCAAGGATTGAATCTTTAGGGACTAATTTATTGTTTGTTCGCTCTGTAAATGGAGGAGAAATAACGTTAGATGATGCATTAGCATTAGCTGATCCTGTATTCGCTCCTTCCGTTCTAAAAGTTGCGCCTGAAGTCCAATCTAATACAGTTGCTGTGTTTGGCGAACAAGAGCATAACGTACCAATTTTTGGGGTTACTTCGGATTTCGCAGAAATACGAAATTTTACAATTGCATCAGGAGAATTTATTTCACCTGCGCATGTTTTGGGGAAAAACAATGTCGTGGTCCTGGGGTCGCAGGCCAAAGAAGATTTATTTGGTGTACGGGAACCAATTGGCTCTGAAATTCTGATCAGCAGGATTCCATTTAGTGTGGTAGGGGTTTTGGCAAGTAAAGGTGCAAGTGCTTTAGGCAACGAAGACAACAGGCTTCTAATCCCTATTTCAACGGCTCATCACAAAGTTATTCGAAACTTGAATTTAAAGGGAGATATCCCAGTAACCACAATTAATGTCAAGGCGACGGAAGGACTCATTGGGATAGCAGCAGAGGAAGTCACTACGATTTTAAGACTTCGCCATAGGGTCATTGACGAAGACGATTTTACGGTTGCTAGTCAACAGGCAGTCATCGACACTCTTGCAGAAACTACGGCGACTTTGACTATTTTTCTGGGAGCAGTAGCAGGCATCTCATTGATTGTCGGTGGTATTGGAATAATGAATATCATGCTTGTATCTGTAACTGAACGCACTAAAGAAATTGGTATTCGTAAAGCAATGGGAGCCACTCGTCGGGACATATTATCCCAGTTTGTCATTGAAGCGGTGCTCATTAGCTTAGTGGGCGGTTTGCTCGGTGTTGCATTTGGGGTATTGGCCTCTCAATTATTAAATGGCTTACCTTTGGCGGGGACTCAGGTATCTACCGTACTAAGTGGAGATATAGCAGTTCTTGCGCTTGTTGTATCTGCAGCTATTGGATTATTTTTCGGTATTTACCCCGCAAGTAGAGCAGCCAAGCTTCATCCAATAGAAGCTCTTCGTTACGAATGA
- a CDS encoding ABC transporter ATP-binding protein — protein MIEISNLRKSYTLGTLQVPALNGVDLSVERGEMVSIMGASGSGKSTLLNIIGCLDVPTEGTYSLDGEEISGLNDDSLASLRGSKIGFVFQNYNLLPRLSALSNVELALLYRKSSYVKDRSMAALDSVGLGHRYSHRPMELSGGEQQRVAIARALVKEPVMLLADEPTGALDTRSSTEIMAILQRLNKEMGLTVIIVTHENDVALYTQRIISFSDGRIVQDAPVERQVILSAEGEK, from the coding sequence ATTATTGAGATTAGTAACCTCAGGAAATCGTATACGCTTGGAACTTTACAAGTTCCTGCGCTAAACGGAGTAGATTTATCTGTTGAAAGAGGGGAGATGGTTTCCATTATGGGCGCATCTGGTTCTGGCAAATCTACTCTTCTCAATATAATTGGATGTTTAGATGTTCCTACAGAGGGCACATACTCTCTGGACGGTGAAGAAATTAGCGGTTTGAATGACGATTCTTTAGCATCATTGCGTGGTTCTAAAATAGGTTTTGTTTTCCAGAACTACAACTTATTGCCACGCCTCAGTGCATTGTCAAATGTCGAGCTCGCACTTTTGTATAGAAAATCTTCGTATGTGAAAGATCGTTCAATGGCAGCATTAGACTCTGTGGGTCTTGGTCATCGGTACTCGCATAGACCTATGGAATTATCCGGGGGAGAACAACAGAGAGTAGCTATAGCAAGAGCCTTAGTTAAAGAACCGGTAATGCTTTTAGCAGATGAGCCTACAGGTGCACTAGACACACGATCGAGCACAGAAATAATGGCAATACTTCAAAGGCTTAACAAAGAGATGGGGCTTACTGTCATCATAGTTACACATGAAAATGACGTAGCTTTGTATACACAGCGAATAATTTCGTTTAGTGACGGGAGAATTGTTCAAGATGCACCTGTAGAGCGCCAAGTGATCTTATCGGCCGAGGGTGAAAAGTGA
- a CDS encoding efflux RND transporter periplasmic adaptor subunit, translating into MIEFTQLKLASFRAWQLIVLLLIFSGAALVSYFYYSDGNNNPGSLLAEDEQLITARLGDLRDYVSVSGSVVFPIREELSFDITGDVANVFVEEGDFVKLGQKLADIDVMTRVEIEKSIADSAVKVSDAKDALQIALDDPDVLQYAKSLEAVARTELLLKQKQDTLAELKVKDKQEITDARLDAARLEQVHQNSIVELASVENDAEAKIINAKEVLETNRTQYLDTFRRWLGIELTKPELTLNPTTLLDNYQINLNQLFENRDVLSNTSSNSTPIDDPLTPWNEVTVYSWLSLYPGLVKGICPDGAPFQGVCASKEFDDAWEQVSDAVEELDSINLSTSKNIVKSQQAVDKARKEHAKAIEALDALLILEPLELAKADADVKLASANFEDAKRKLIEIEAEPDNFDLALLRAKLNYEEKALIDFSTQLENTNLVAPFSGTVDLVSMNSGDRSNQANTYIELVDTSVVEIHGSVDEIDVLPLKSGMPVVISMTSLPERQFDGSIKRIGTASNGQNNLVTFPVEIQMTVPSNIVVREGLTATVDIVLEEYRDVLIVPTSSISGSFVAPTVRVMVGNSILERPVRLGPSDDFWVIIERGITEGDRVIMPEPASANTQSSGFRGLIGRGSSRGSNRGGGSGNRGN; encoded by the coding sequence ATGATAGAATTTACACAATTAAAGTTAGCCTCGTTCCGTGCTTGGCAGCTCATAGTTTTACTTTTGATATTTAGTGGAGCTGCTTTAGTTTCGTATTTTTATTATTCGGATGGGAATAATAACCCTGGTTCACTATTAGCTGAAGATGAGCAGTTAATCACTGCACGCTTAGGCGATTTGCGTGACTATGTATCAGTTAGCGGTAGCGTAGTTTTTCCAATAAGAGAGGAGCTATCTTTTGATATAACGGGGGATGTTGCAAATGTTTTTGTAGAAGAAGGTGATTTTGTAAAATTAGGGCAAAAACTTGCAGATATTGACGTAATGACACGTGTCGAGATTGAGAAATCTATTGCTGACTCTGCAGTTAAAGTCAGTGATGCAAAAGATGCCTTGCAAATAGCTCTTGATGACCCTGATGTATTGCAATACGCAAAATCACTTGAAGCTGTCGCGCGCACAGAGCTCTTACTCAAGCAAAAGCAAGACACGTTGGCAGAATTAAAAGTAAAAGATAAGCAGGAAATAACTGATGCTCGATTGGATGCAGCTCGATTAGAACAAGTGCACCAAAATTCTATTGTGGAATTAGCGTCTGTCGAGAATGATGCTGAGGCCAAAATAATTAATGCAAAAGAAGTATTGGAAACTAATCGAACGCAATATTTAGATACTTTCAGGAGATGGCTTGGGATTGAATTAACTAAGCCAGAATTAACCCTGAACCCTACTACCCTACTTGATAATTACCAAATTAATTTGAATCAATTATTTGAAAATAGAGATGTTTTAAGTAATACAAGCTCAAACTCTACACCAATTGATGACCCATTGACGCCCTGGAATGAAGTCACCGTGTATTCATGGTTGTCTCTTTACCCAGGCTTAGTAAAAGGTATTTGCCCCGATGGAGCTCCTTTTCAAGGAGTATGTGCGAGCAAGGAATTTGATGACGCGTGGGAGCAGGTAAGTGACGCTGTTGAGGAACTAGATTCTATTAATTTATCAACTTCAAAAAATATCGTGAAATCCCAGCAAGCAGTAGACAAAGCCAGAAAAGAACATGCGAAAGCAATAGAAGCTCTTGATGCTCTATTGATTCTAGAGCCATTGGAACTGGCGAAAGCAGATGCGGATGTCAAATTGGCTTCTGCAAATTTTGAGGATGCAAAACGTAAATTAATTGAAATTGAAGCTGAGCCTGATAACTTTGACCTAGCCCTTCTTCGTGCGAAGTTAAATTACGAAGAAAAAGCACTTATTGATTTTTCTACTCAACTTGAAAATACCAACTTAGTGGCACCATTTTCAGGAACCGTTGATCTGGTTTCAATGAACTCGGGTGATCGATCGAATCAAGCAAATACATATATCGAATTAGTAGATACATCAGTTGTAGAAATCCATGGCTCTGTCGATGAAATTGATGTCCTGCCATTAAAGTCTGGTATGCCTGTAGTCATTTCGATGACCTCATTACCAGAACGTCAATTTGATGGTTCTATTAAACGCATTGGAACCGCATCTAACGGTCAAAACAACCTAGTGACCTTTCCCGTTGAAATTCAAATGACTGTGCCATCAAATATTGTTGTTCGAGAAGGACTTACGGCAACGGTTGATATCGTGTTGGAAGAGTACCGAGACGTACTGATTGTTCCAACTTCTTCTATATCAGGAAGCTTTGTAGCACCTACTGTGAGAGTGATGGTAGGAAATAGTATTTTGGAAAGACCTGTGCGCCTAGGTCCCAGTGATGATTTTTGGGTAATAATTGAGCGAGGCATAACTGAAGGAGACAGGGTAATTATGCCTGAACCAGCATCTGCAAATACTCAATCAAGCGGGTTTAGAGGCTTGATTGGTCGAGGTAGTAGCCGAGGTAGTAACCGCGGTGGCGGCTCCGGCAACAGAGGGAATTGA
- a CDS encoding amidohydrolase produces the protein MKEETIRKHILQIIARHSSKVVDLAQDILKNPETGFREFRTANLVHEFFDYLGLPHQDGLAITGTRADLAGKQKGPRIAIMGELDSLIVPGHPYADPNNNFAHACGHHTQIGSMLAVAGALSDPDIREYLHGDVCFLAVPAEEYIELEYRQSLVRKGELEFMGGKAELVRLGVFDDIDMAMLTHSSSNVSEGKIAYGSINNGAIAKEARFIGVQAHAGSSPHKGVNALQAAQIAISAINANRETFQDSDSIRVHPIITHGGDVVNAVPANVRMEMFVRGRTLEAIADADFKVERALKAGALAVGAKVELTTFSAYLPMLVNENFFDIYRQNAETIVGVNNVKRGAPRGSSTDMGDLTHIIPTIQPYAAGCSGTVHGADFIVDDYQAAVVDPAAAMALTAFDLLSNPAQASSIMKEFKPTLDKEAYLSLQRGFNRNYIYDGLV, from the coding sequence ATGAAAGAAGAAACAATAAGAAAGCATATCCTTCAAATTATTGCTCGCCATTCCTCAAAAGTGGTGGATCTTGCACAGGATATTTTAAAAAACCCCGAAACTGGATTTCGTGAATTTCGTACAGCTAATCTCGTACACGAATTTTTCGATTATCTTGGACTCCCTCATCAGGATGGACTAGCAATAACAGGAACACGGGCTGACTTGGCAGGAAAGCAAAAGGGACCACGGATTGCAATTATGGGCGAATTAGATTCATTAATAGTACCTGGACACCCATACGCAGACCCAAACAATAATTTTGCCCACGCTTGTGGGCATCATACTCAAATTGGCTCAATGCTTGCTGTTGCTGGGGCTCTTTCTGACCCTGACATCAGAGAATACCTGCATGGAGACGTATGTTTCTTGGCCGTACCGGCAGAGGAATATATAGAACTTGAGTATAGACAATCGCTAGTGAGAAAAGGCGAACTTGAATTCATGGGGGGTAAGGCTGAACTAGTGAGGCTCGGCGTTTTTGATGATATTGATATGGCGATGCTTACACACTCGAGTTCAAACGTATCTGAAGGGAAAATAGCTTATGGCTCAATAAACAATGGAGCTATTGCTAAGGAAGCAAGGTTTATAGGTGTGCAGGCACATGCAGGGAGTTCTCCTCATAAAGGAGTAAATGCGCTTCAGGCGGCACAAATTGCAATATCTGCAATTAACGCAAATCGTGAGACCTTTCAAGACTCGGATAGCATTAGAGTGCACCCAATAATCACTCACGGTGGAGATGTAGTGAATGCAGTACCAGCTAATGTACGCATGGAAATGTTTGTTAGAGGGCGTACTTTGGAGGCTATAGCAGACGCAGATTTTAAGGTGGAGCGTGCCCTAAAGGCAGGAGCTCTCGCAGTGGGGGCTAAAGTGGAGTTAACAACTTTTTCAGCATACCTACCTATGCTGGTTAATGAAAATTTCTTTGATATCTATCGGCAAAACGCCGAAACAATTGTAGGTGTAAATAACGTGAAACGGGGTGCCCCTCGTGGCAGCTCTACGGATATGGGGGATTTGACTCATATTATCCCTACGATCCAACCTTACGCTGCTGGATGTTCCGGGACTGTGCATGGAGCAGATTTCATAGTAGATGATTATCAGGCTGCTGTCGTAGACCCAGCAGCCGCAATGGCGTTGACTGCTTTTGATCTGCTTTCAAATCCAGCTCAAGCATCATCAATAATGAAGGAATTCAAACCGACTCTTGATAAGGAAGCATACCTCTCATTGCAAAGAGGATTTAACCGAAATTATATCTACGATGGATTAGTTTGA
- a CDS encoding MFS transporter → MRAPRPVILVALITSICLMGDAALYVLLPSRLEVFAVTPTGAGLILGVNRFIRILSNGWASSAYERFGFFKPFAFSIGLAAITTLSYGLTKGFWALFIAHGVWGIAWSLIRMGGYLAVIENSKSGNTGQLMGFLQSFSRGGSLIAVIGGGFIADYSGAGNAFLVLGIITIFAFGLLPLVSFSGKLGADSSVQANLETTNVIISRMWFIRNLYFVAFVAWMIVAGLVVSTAGYLVRVIVGEEAVILGFVVGVGTLSGLLVSIRWFGDLTLGPISGYISDRIGRHVVIIGSLSIIGIALTTVAILPIVWVVIPSFTLIFFSSTGLLVSLNASIAVVAPPKHRMKILGRYATFSDAGSGIGPIFALPMVANLGFSWSYGLGAAVILVALTIFVMAFRAYSVNDALGSKE, encoded by the coding sequence ATGCGTGCACCAAGACCTGTAATTCTTGTAGCACTTATAACATCCATTTGCCTGATGGGTGATGCAGCACTCTACGTTTTATTACCTTCACGTCTTGAGGTTTTTGCAGTTACACCAACTGGTGCAGGTCTTATTTTAGGGGTAAATCGCTTTATCCGGATATTATCAAATGGATGGGCTAGCTCTGCTTATGAACGATTTGGCTTCTTCAAACCTTTTGCCTTCTCTATAGGCCTTGCCGCTATCACTACTTTGAGTTATGGACTTACGAAGGGATTTTGGGCTTTATTTATCGCTCACGGGGTTTGGGGAATTGCTTGGTCATTGATTCGGATGGGTGGCTATCTTGCAGTTATTGAGAACAGTAAGAGCGGTAATACAGGTCAATTGATGGGGTTTTTGCAAAGCTTTTCACGCGGAGGCAGCCTCATAGCAGTGATAGGTGGCGGGTTTATTGCTGATTACAGTGGAGCAGGGAATGCTTTTCTTGTTTTAGGGATAATTACCATTTTCGCTTTCGGATTGCTACCTCTCGTTTCATTCTCCGGAAAATTAGGGGCCGATAGTAGCGTACAAGCGAACTTAGAGACCACAAACGTAATAATTTCACGAATGTGGTTTATAAGGAATTTATACTTTGTAGCATTTGTGGCTTGGATGATTGTTGCAGGCTTAGTTGTCTCAACAGCAGGCTATTTAGTTCGTGTGATCGTGGGCGAAGAGGCAGTGATTTTGGGATTTGTAGTTGGAGTAGGAACCCTCAGCGGATTACTTGTGTCGATTCGCTGGTTCGGGGATTTAACGCTAGGCCCTATTTCAGGATACATTTCGGATCGGATTGGCCGTCATGTGGTGATAATAGGATCCTTATCCATTATTGGAATAGCTTTAACTACTGTTGCAATATTGCCTATCGTATGGGTAGTTATTCCTTCGTTTACGCTTATATTTTTCTCCAGCACAGGACTATTAGTATCCTTAAATGCTTCAATTGCAGTTGTCGCACCGCCAAAGCACAGGATGAAAATCTTAGGGAGGTATGCAACTTTTTCTGATGCTGGTTCGGGTATCGGTCCGATTTTCGCGCTTCCGATGGTTGCTAATTTAGGCTTCAGCTGGTCCTATGGGTTAGGTGCAGCAGTTATTCTCGTTGCTTTGACTATTTTTGTAATGGCATTCCGCGCATATAGCGTCAATGATGCGCTAGGTAGTAAAGAGTAA